One window from the genome of Cucumis melo cultivar AY chromosome 10, USDA_Cmelo_AY_1.0, whole genome shotgun sequence encodes:
- the LOC127151378 gene encoding uncharacterized protein LOC127151378, whose product MQSLLSLQTILTFWRFAAPKSRFLIVFPGSSCCADIDKPTSKTLESPFSVSSKKSLGFPNGFDFKNNEEVVGADLSSLFGEASVVPIKVPSELPKDLLPLINDCGIISV is encoded by the exons ATGCAAAGCCTTCTATCTCTGCAAACAATCTTGACCTTTTGGAGGTTTGCAGCTCCAAAATCCAGATTTCTAATTGTCTTTCCAG GTTCTTCTTGTTGTGCCGACATTGACAAACCAACCTCCAAGACCTTGGAGTCTCCATTTAGTGTCAGTAGCAAGAAGTCCCTGGGGTTTCCAAATGGTTTTGATTTCAAGAATAATGAAGAAGTTGTAGGGGCTGATCTTTCTTCTCTATTTGGTGAAGCCAGTGTTGTTCCCATCAAAGTTCCCTCGGAATTGCCCAAGGATCTGTTGCCCTTAATCAATGATTGTGGCATCATTTCGGTTTAA